Proteins from one Setaria italica strain Yugu1 chromosome V, Setaria_italica_v2.0, whole genome shotgun sequence genomic window:
- the LOC101783388 gene encoding calcium-dependent protein kinase 1, whose amino-acid sequence MGNRGSRHHRHAADQQQPAPPKPQAHAPPPLPQQQHHRPRPKPAAAAPSADAGVAGRVLGRPMEDVRATYTFGRELGRGQFGVTYLVTHRETGQRFACKSIATRKLVHRDDIEDVRREVQIMHHLTGHRNIVELRGAYEDRHSVNLVMELCEGGELFDRIIARGHYTERAAAALCREIVAVVHSCHSMGVFHRDLKPENFLFLNDKEDSPLKATDFGLSVFFKPGETFKDLVGSAYYVAPEVLKRHYGAEADIWSAGVILYILLSGVPPFWAENEDGIFDAVLRGHIDFSSDPWPSISNGAKDLVKKMLRQDPKERLTAAEILNHPWIREDGEAPDKPLDITVISRMKQFRAMNKLKKVALKIVAENLSDEEIMGLKEMFRSLDADNSGTITLEELRSGLPKLGTKISESEIRQLMEAADVDGNGTIDYAEFISATMHLNRLEKEDHILKAFEYFDKDHSGYITVDELEEALKKYDMGDDKTIKEIIAEVDTDHDGRINYQEFVAMMRNNSPEIVPNRRRMF is encoded by the exons ATGGGCAACCGCGGGtcgcgccaccaccgccacgcagccgaccagcagcagccggcccCGCCCAAGCCCCAGgcccatgcgccgccgccgctgccacagcagcagcaccatCGGCCGAGGccgaagccggcggcggcggccccgtcgGCGGACGCGGGGGTGGCGGGGCGCGTGCTGGGGCGTCCGATGGAGGACGTGCGCGCGACCTACACCTTCGGGCGCGAGCTCGGCCGGGGCCAGTTCGGAGTCACCTACCTCGTCACGCACCGGGAGACCGGCCAGCGCTTCGCCTGTAAGTCCATCGCCACGCGCAAGCTCGTCCACCGCGACGACATCGAGGACGTGCGCCGGGAGGTCCAGATCATGCACCACCTCACGGGCCACCGCAACATCGTCGAGCTCCGCGGCGCCTACGAGGACCGCCACTCGGTCAACCTCGTCATGGAGCTCTGCGAGGGAGGGGAGCTCTTCGACCGGATCATCGCCAGGGGCCACTACACCGAGCGCGCAGCCGCCGCGCTCTGCCGCGAgatcgtcgccgtcgtccacAGCTGCCACTCCATGGGGGTCTTCCACCGGGATCTCAAGCCCGAgaacttcctcttcctcaacgACAAGGAGGACTCGCCGCTCAAGGCCACGGACTTCGGCCTCTCCGTTTTCTTCAAGCCCG GGGAGACTTTCAAGGATCTGGTGGGAAGTGCATATTATGTTGCTCCTGAGGTACTGAAACGGCACTATGGTGCAGAGGCTGACATTTGGAGTGCTGGGGTTATTCTTTACATCCTTCTGTCCGGTGTTCCTCCTTTTTGGGCAG AGAATGAGGATGGCATATTTGATGCTGTTTTGCGTGGTCACATTGATTTCTCTTCTGATCCTTGGCCTTCAATATCTAATGGTGCAAAGGATTTGGTTAAAAAGATGCTGAGGCAAGACCCGAAAGAGCGCTTGACTGCTGCTGAAATTTTGA ACCATCCATGGATTAGAGAGGATGGAGAGGCACCAGATAAGCCACTTGACATTACAGTCATCAGTAGAATGAAACAGTTCAGGGCAATGAACAAGCTCAAGAAAGTTGCATTGAAG ATTGTTGCCGAGAACTTATCGGATGAAGAGATTATGGGCCTCAAAGAAATGTTTAGATCCCTGGATGCGGATAACAGTGGGACAATTACTCTTGAAGAGCTAAGATCTGGTTTACCAAAACTTGGCACTAAAATTTCTGAATCAGAAATCAGACAGTTGATGGAGGCG GCTGATGTTGATGGAAATGGCACCATTGATTACGCGGAGTTCATATCAGCCACTATGCACTTGAATAGATTGGAGAAGGAAGACCACATACTCAAAGCTTTTGAATATTTTGATAAGGACCACAGCGG ATACATAACAGTAGATGAGTTGGAGGAAGCTTTGAAGAAGTATGATATGGGAGATGATAAAACAATAAAAGAAATCATTGCTGAAGTGGATACAGATCAT GATGGAAGAATTAATTACCAGGAGTTTGTTGCCATGATGAGGAACAACAGCCCTGAGATTGTTCCGAACCGGAGGCGCATGTTCTAA
- the LOC101783788 gene encoding probable protein ABIL1: MHHEPWRPGAETAGAGAGPAPTTVDEASMERSKSFVKALQELKNLRPQLYSASEYCEKSYLHSEQKQMVLDNLKDYAVRALVNAVDHLGTVAYKLTDLYEQQASEISTLELKVACLNQQVLTCQTYTDKEGLRQQQMTGAARRHHKHYIVPYAGNKRMQSFSEMQGNADFDSTPRPYSSAKTLQWHLVSEKNSKSNRPDQSESTPGETKTTKPSSSGFRLLGKESSASPLSKHVQSNLTSLDIVSVGMKDQPGTRHLSSFSSFDNPRGRQIQKAPLRTKSMLAAFFVKHRSAKMKNVSVR, encoded by the exons ATGCATCACGAACCGTGGCGGCCTGGTGCTGAGACcgccggggcgggggcggggcccgCGCCCACCACCGTCGACGAGGCGTCCATGGAGCGCAGCAAGAGCTTCGTCAAGGCGCTGCAG GAGCTCAAGAACCTGCGGCCGCAGCTCTACTCGGCATCGGAGTACTGCGAGAAGTCCTACCTCCACAGCGAGCAGAAGCAAAT GGTGCTGGACAACTTGAAAGATTATGCTGTCAGGGCCCTGGTCAATGCTGTCGACCACCTTGGCACAGTTGCCTACAAATTGACAGACCTGTACGAACAGCAGGCTTCAGAAATTTCAACCCTTGAATTGAAAGTAGCATGCTTAAACCAG CAAGTCCTTACCTGCCAAACTTACACGGACAAAGAAGGCCTTAGGCAACAGCAGATGACGGGGGCTGCCAGGAGACACCACAAACATTACATCGTACCAT ATGCGGGAAATAAAAGAATGCAATCTTTTTCTGAGATGCAAGGCAATGCTGATTTTGACTCAACACCTAGACCTTACTCCTCAG CAAAGACCCTTCAGTGGCATTTGGTTTCAGAGAAGAACTCCAAGAGCAATAGACCTGATCAGTCTGAATCCAC CCCAGGAGAAACAAAAACTACTAAGCCTTCATCAAGTGGCTTCCGCCTTCTCG GCAAGGAATCATCTGCATCTCCCTTGTCCAAACATGTGCAATCCAACTTGACCAGCTTGGATATTGTTAGtgtcggcatgaag GACCAGCCCGGGACAAGGCATTTGTCATCATTCAGTTCTTTTGACAACCCAAGAGGGCGTCAAATCCAGAAGGCTCCGCTTCGCACAAAAAGTATGTTAGCTGCTTTCTTTGTTAAGCACAGATCAGCAAAGATGAAAAACGTCTCTGTTCGTTGA
- the LOC101781121 gene encoding protein TOO MANY MOUTHS → MASAALRAWSSIMVVVVVLAVGARWPSRCRAEFTVVVPDTSAAALVDAPQTGFSDRARTDPAEQRAVQEVMAATGNGWVWGIPDVCRGRWHGIECVPDRHDVYHVVSLAFGALSDDTAFPACDAATATLSPSVLALPHLRSLFFYRCFTGNPQPIAALLGRLGPAFRSLVLRQNGHVGPIPAELGNLRALRVLDLHGNQLTSAIPATLQSLSHLQMLDLSYNRLAGPVPHFKFQRLSVLDLSHNAVQGPVPASLGQCRSLLKIDLSQNRLEGTIPDTLGDLSELMLLDLSHNALSGPIPAALSRLSSLRSLILSDNRMQFTTVPGDFFSGLKALTTLVLSGMGLSGTIPESIGELSELRVLRLDNNQFTGVIPATFRRLERASELRVDGNRLVGPIPFGKEMLWRLGKKLRVGGNEGMCYDTKQEGLEGVVSLAGVADCDSVRSRTTQHLVWINGTVGGRPRSVDRVATSAASGSRYPGAARVGSGFVFLSLHLAWFAAFVL, encoded by the coding sequence ATGGCTTCGGCGGCGCTTCGTGCGTGGTCGTCGATCAtggtcgtggtggtggtgttggccGTCGGCGCCCGGTGGCCGTCGCGCTGCCGCGCCGAGTTCACGGTGGTGGTGCCGGACACGTCGGCCGCGGCGCTGGTGGACGCGCCGCAGACGGGGTTCTCGGACCGGGCGCGCACGGACCCGGCCGAGCAGCGCGCCGTGCAGGAGGTGATGGCGGCCACGGGCAACGGCTGGGTGTGGGGCATCCCGGACGTGTGCCGCGGCCGCTGGCACGGCATCGAGTGCGTGCCCGACCGCCACGACGTCTACCACGTCGTCTCCCTCGCCTTCGGCGCGCTCTCCGACGACACGGCGTTTCCGGCCTGCGACGCGGCGACCGCCACGCTCTCCCCCTCCGTGCTCGCGCTCCCGCACCTCCGGTCGCTCTTCTTCTACCGCTGCTTCACGGGCAACCCGCAGCCCATCGCGGCCTTGCTCGGCCGCCTCGGCCCCGCGTTCCGCTCCCTCGTCCTCCGCCAGAACGGCCACGTCGGCCCGATCCCCGCCGAGCTCGGCAACCTCAGGGCGCTGCGCGTGCTCGACCTCCACGGCAACCAGCTCACCTCCGCCATCCCCGCCACCCTCCAGTCCCTGAGCCACCTCCAGATGCTCGACCTCAGCTACAACCGCCTCGCCGGCCCGGTGCCGCACTTCAAGTTCCAGCGCCTCAGCGTCCTGGACCTCAGCCACAACGCGGTCCAGGGCCCAGTGCCGGCGAGCCTCGGTCAATGCCGGTCTCTGCTGAAGATTGACCTCAGCCAGAACCGCCTGGAAGGCACGATTCCCGACACCCTCGGCGACTTGTCCGAGCTCATGCTGCTGGACCTCAGCCACAACGCGCTGTCCGGGCCGATCCCGGCCGCGCTCAGCCGGCTGTCGTCGCTGCGGTCGCTGATCCTGAGCGACAACCGGATGCAGTTCACGACGGTGCCCGGCGACTTCTTCTCCGGCCTCAAGGCCCTGACCACGCTGGTGCTCTCCGGGATGGGCCTGTCCGGGACGATCCCGGAGTCCATCGGGGAGCTGAGCGAGCTTCGGGTGCTGCGGCTGGACAACAACCAGTTCACCGGCGTGATACCGGCGACCTTCCGGCGGCTGGAGAGGGCCAGCGAGCTACGCGTCGACGGCAACAGGCTGGTGGGGCCGATACCGTTCGGCAAGGAGATGCTGTGGAGGCTGGGCAAGAAGCTGCGCGTCGGCGGCAATGAAGGGATGTGCTATGACACCAAGCAAGAAGGCCTCGAGGGCGTCGTTTCGCTTGCCGGCGTCGCGGACTGTGACAGCGTGAGGAGCCGCACGACGCAGCACTTGGTTTGGATCAATGGTACCGTCGGCGGCCGCCCCCGTTCCGTGGATCGCGTGGCCACATCGGCTGCTTCCGGCAGCCGATACCCCGGTGCTGCTCGTGTTGGGAGTGGCTTCGTGTTCCTGTCTCTGCACCTTGCATGGTTTGCAGCATTTGTGTTGTAG